The following coding sequences are from one Saccopteryx bilineata isolate mSacBil1 chromosome 3, mSacBil1_pri_phased_curated, whole genome shotgun sequence window:
- the LDLRAD2 gene encoding LOW QUALITY PROTEIN: low-density lipoprotein receptor class A domain-containing protein 2 (The sequence of the model RefSeq protein was modified relative to this genomic sequence to represent the inferred CDS: inserted 1 base in 1 codon; substituted 1 base at 1 genomic stop codon): MEPPKLLLLGAAALTVSALETADLVHLCRQKWQGDGXLLRSHPTSRRFYFVARDTDYGLWMQAAAPGERIHFQFCFFLVYSLISLASPAPNTFIPASGACAPGSYLQFYEGPLGALQPLGTPLXGLTIPAPVASTGGFLGLHLVTRGLQPRMDFVGEVTSFRLEWTAEFLWSPLPLSQGRCIPPSLVCDLWGMDSCGGSRDQASWPPANCRGPAPVDTIYYAATARREVWRTIPPSPGLSPPARGSAGPLWTAAESSPPAGWGPAQQEAALEGRWLLLPPVPSPLTNITHVPLQVMGTGKQAQAEA; this comes from the exons ATGGAGCCCCCAAAGCTGCTCCTGCTGGGGGCAGCCGCCCTGACTGTGTCTGCTCTGGAGACAG CTGACCTGGTGCACCTCTGCAGGCAAAAGTGGCAGGGTGACG TGCTGCTGCGATCGCACCCCACGTCTCGCAGGTTCTACTTCGTGGCCCGGGACACCGACTACGGACTCTGGATGCAGGCGGCGGCCCCCGGGGAGAGGATCCACTTCCAGTTCTGCTTCTTCTTGGTCTACAGCCTGATCTCTCTGGCATCGCCAGCGCCCAACACCTTCATCCCAGCGTCCGGAGCTTGCGCCCCCGGCTCCTACCTGCAGTTCTACGAGGGTCCTCTGGGAGCGCTCCAGCCCCTGGGTACCCCTCTCTGAGGCCTCACCATCCCTGCCCCCGTGGCATCCACCGGGGGCTTCCTGGGCTTGCACCTGGTCACCAGAGGTCTCCAGCCCCGCATGGACTTCGTGGGCGAAGTCACCTCTTTCCGGCTGG AATGGACTGCTGA GTTCCTGTGGTCCCCACTGCCGCTGTCACAAGGCAGGTGCATTCCTCCAAGCCTGGTATGTGATCTCTGGGGCATGGACAGCTGTGGCGGCAGCAGAGACCAGGCTTCGTGGCCACCAGCCAACT GCAGGGGCCCAGCTCCA GTTGACACCATCTACtatgctgccacag CCAGGAGGGAGGTTTGGAGGACGATACCTCCAAGCCCTGGACTGTCTCCCCCAGCTCGTGGGTCAGCAGGCCCCCTCTGGACTGCAGCTGAGAGCAGTCCCCCGGCAGGCTGGGGCCCTGCACAACAGGAGGCAGCTCTGGAAGGTAGATGGCTCTTGTTACCACCTGTTCCCTCTCCTCTCACCAACATCACTCATGTCCCTCTCCAGGTGATGGGGACGGGGAAGCAGGCCCAGGCTGAGGCCTGA